Genomic DNA from Manihot esculenta cultivar AM560-2 chromosome 15, M.esculenta_v8, whole genome shotgun sequence:
TGTCAAGCCGTCAGCTGCCTGGAAAGAAGTTGGATGATAATAGGCCAGAGGAGTTCTCAAACACTGAGGTACCTGAAGATAAATCTGAAGGAGAAATGAGGTCAGGTGCTGAAAATGTTTCATTGTAAGTCACTATAGATGAGAAAGTATGATACAAGTTTTTTGATAATCTTAGTACAGCACAGCTGAACATGGTATACTTGTGTGTGATAGTAAATAGTAACATTTTTCTGTAAATTTCCTTTGTTTTTTTAGTGGAAAAGTTGAAGTTGGTGCATGGAAATCCTCTCTAATATGATGTGTGCGAATTATCTTATAATCTCATagtatttaatgaaatataattaaaaataaaattaatagtatttataaaaatatgccagaaaattattatttggtatcaatattttgttatttgttttgatttttagtattaaattaattaataaaaaagggaGGTACcaagaataaaaaattactagtgtttaaatttatttaatatatgaaaTCGTTTTAAACCCGATGAGAACTCAAATCCATTTgagtttataaatttaatttaataacttataaacaaatatataatttagaaatTGAACCAAAATAAAGAAAGTTAACCACATGATGAAACTAAATTCAGCCTAACCAAACTAGGAATACATTTCTCATGCTATTTGAGTATTCATCGAATGCACCGCTATTAACGGGACCATAATTATCTAAAAAGATGAAACAACTAAAATTGAAAACGAAACCATTTTAATTTTCTCACGATCAAGAGAATTTGTAATAGAGTTTTTGGTAGATTAGAGAAAAAGAGCATAAGAAAGAGATAAAGAGAGCTCTACCTCTCATTCTCCTATAGTTTAGAATGCAAAAATCATTGATGTCACATTCTACTACTCAAAAAacacactaaaataaaattttcatcaaGACGGAGGAGCGACCATGAATCGACATGAGAATAACAAAAACGTTACATGTACGCCATTCCCCTATCCTCCAAACAGGAGAAAGATTGacactcaaaaaaaaaaaaaaaaaggaaatgaatATTTTCATAGAATatacaaaatatattaattaattatttatatagataaatttaactaacggacatataaaatataacattcaaatttattttaattctttcataaaaaactcaaatctattttaaatttaatcatataatatttatatctaaataaaattcGATCAAGTCAGTAATCCAAAAATTTGACCCACCGAAAATGGAAAACATTCTACCCAGACGAGAGATTCTTTATTGATTTACTTTTTTACCCTCAATTTATTCCCCTCTTCATCCAAAATCTTGCTCGACAGACTTGTCAATTTTAGAAAGTTAACCGAGAAGTATCTATTTCTTTCTTCTCATATTCAAACAGCGGTTGTGGAACTGGAGAATGCGCCGTCGGCCTGAGCGTGGTCTGGTTATAGATTCCGGCGACATAGAGTGGCCAGTGGGCTTCATCAAATACAGAGACCAAAACAATGCTAGCAACAAGAATGAACTCTCGTTTCTGCCAACATCTCTATCGCCATAAGTCATCATTCTTAGCTATTTATTATTCCAATTTTTCACCTCATGTCCCATTGAAACGCATCCAGAAAAGTAAAAAGGGCGATAAATTTCTTGTTTATTGCAATTCCCTCATCATGAAACACGGTATGGACGGCAATATTGAAGCATCCGAGTCAATATTCAACCGCATGCCGCACAAGAACATAATATCTCACACTTCCATGCTAACTGTGTATGCCAACAATGGCCAAATTGCGAAAGCACGGAAACTGTTTGATGAAATTCCCGAGCGAAGCACAGCTTCATATAATGCTATGATTACCGCATATATAAGGAACAGCTGTATGGTAGATGAGGCATTTAGTTTGTTTTCTCGGATAAACGAGAGGAATGCGGTTTCTTATGGGGCCATGATAACTGGATTTCTTCTGGCGGGAATGTTTGATAAGGCAGAGAAGTTGTACGGCGAGATGCCGGTTAAGTGGCGGGATCCGGTTTGCTCCAATGCAATGATTAATGGGCTCTTGAAGGCCGGGAAATTGGTAGAGGCGATTCGAGTGTTTGAGGGAATGATGGATAAAGATGTTGTTTCTTGGAGCTCTATGGTTGACGGATATTGCAAGAAGGGAAGGATTGTTGAGGCTAGAGGGTTGTTTGATAGTATGCCGATGAGAAATGTGGTTGCTTGGACAGCTATGATTGATGGGTATATGAACGCGGGGTCTTTTGAAGAAGGGTGGAGCTTGTTTTTGAGTATGAGAAGTGAAGGAGTTGGTGCAGTTAATTCTACTACCTTGACTGTAATGTTTGAAGCTTGTGGCCATTTTGGAAGATACAGAGAAGGGATACAAGTGCATGGTTTGGTTTTGCGCATGGGATTTGTGTTCGACATCTTTTTGGGAAATTCTATCATCACAATGTATTGTAGGTTTGGCTACATGGCTGAAGCAAACAGAATATTTCAGATGATGAACAAAAAAGACGTGGTTTCTTGGAATTCATTAATTGCTGGTTATATTCAACATGATGAAGTTGAGGAAGCTTTTAGATTATTTGAGGAGATGCCAGGAAAAGATGTGGTTTCTTGGACGACTGTGATTGCAGGATTTTCTGCTGTAGGAAGGGTTGAGAAAGCCATCCAATTGTTTAAAATGATGCCTGAGAAAGATGATGTAGCTTGGACAGCATTGATTTCTGGTTTTGTGAATAATGGGGACTATGAGGAGGCTTTTCATTGGTTTTTTGAGATGCTTAAAGGAGCAGTCAAGCCAAACTCACTGACTATAAGTAGCCTGCTTAGCGCTTCAGCTGGTTTGGCAACACTAAACCAAGGGTCGCAGATCCATGCCCATGTATTGAAGACGGATATGCAATTTGATTTGTCTATTCAGAATTCACTGGTTTCAATGTACTCAAAATGTGGAAGTGTCGCTGAAGCTTACCAGGTCTTTACAAGTATCGGTGCACCCAATCTTATTTCTTTCAACTCGATGATAACTGGGCTTAGCCAAAATGGGTATGGCAAAGAAGCTCTTCATTTATTTAGCAAAATGCAGGAAGAAGGTTGGGAACCTAATGAAATAACGTTTCTTGGTATTCTATCAGCCTGTACTCATGTAGGATTAGTAGAAGAAGGATGGAAGTATTTTAATTTGATGAAATACGTCTATAAATTTGAACCATGGCTAGATCACTATGCATGCATGGTTGATCTCCTTGGCCGAGCTGGATTGCTGGATGAAGCAATTAATTTAATCCACTCAATGCCTTTTGAGCCCCATGCTGGGGTTTGGGGAGCTCTTCTAGGTGCTAGCAGGATTCACTTTCGTGTTGACCTGGCAAAGCTTGCTGCCCAACACCTTATGAAATTGGAACCTAATAGTGCAACCCCTTATGTTGTATTATCTGATCTGTATAATAATGTTGGAAAAAAGAAGGACGGAGACCGAGTAAGAATGGCAAAAGAATCCAAAGGAATCAAGAAGAGTCCAGGTTGCAGCTGGATTATAATGAAGGGCAATGTTCATTTATTTCTTGCTGGAGATCAATCCCACATAGATATGGAAGAGATAAAACTTACACTACGTTCAATTAGAAGGGAAATGAGTGGTTCGGATTTCCATGACAACTGACATAAAAATCAATTCCTGTGATTCAGCTTATATTGTTTGTGCTTTCCTTCTTATAGTAGTTAGACAATGAAAGGTCAGGGCATGCAACAAGACTTGTAAGCTGGGATGAGAAGGCTGAATCCTAAGTGAGACTATAAACATGTCGAACTTCAGCTGGGTAAAGAGCGAGGGGAGATTAGAAAAGATTGAAATATAGAATAACATAAAAAACCAATATGGGAGTTCACCCCTATGACTTCTGTTAAATTGAGTGTGGATGTGGATGATACTTGGTGCTCTTTCAACAAAGTCTTGAGAAATGTTTGGTGCAGTAATTAGAAACAGGAAAAAGAAGATTTTACTGATCGACAATTTGGGAGTATGGGTCGGAAGAAACTTAGTTTGCTATGCTTTGGTCTCTGATCCTACAGATTTTTGCTTTAGTATTTCTGCTTCCACTTAGCTAATGGCTATAAATATGATAAGCCATGTATCTGATTGAGAGAATTCCTTGTAAATATGGAGGAATGTAGTTCTCTGTCCTTGATAGAGATCTTCTAACAAAAAATCTTGAAGATGCTAGG
This window encodes:
- the LOC110601626 gene encoding pentatricopeptide repeat-containing protein At1g53600, mitochondrial, with protein sequence MLATRMNSRFCQHLYRHKSSFLAIYYSNFSPHVPLKRIQKSKKGDKFLVYCNSLIMKHGMDGNIEASESIFNRMPHKNIISHTSMLTVYANNGQIAKARKLFDEIPERSTASYNAMITAYIRNSCMVDEAFSLFSRINERNAVSYGAMITGFLLAGMFDKAEKLYGEMPVKWRDPVCSNAMINGLLKAGKLVEAIRVFEGMMDKDVVSWSSMVDGYCKKGRIVEARGLFDSMPMRNVVAWTAMIDGYMNAGSFEEGWSLFLSMRSEGVGAVNSTTLTVMFEACGHFGRYREGIQVHGLVLRMGFVFDIFLGNSIITMYCRFGYMAEANRIFQMMNKKDVVSWNSLIAGYIQHDEVEEAFRLFEEMPGKDVVSWTTVIAGFSAVGRVEKAIQLFKMMPEKDDVAWTALISGFVNNGDYEEAFHWFFEMLKGAVKPNSLTISSLLSASAGLATLNQGSQIHAHVLKTDMQFDLSIQNSLVSMYSKCGSVAEAYQVFTSIGAPNLISFNSMITGLSQNGYGKEALHLFSKMQEEGWEPNEITFLGILSACTHVGLVEEGWKYFNLMKYVYKFEPWLDHYACMVDLLGRAGLLDEAINLIHSMPFEPHAGVWGALLGASRIHFRVDLAKLAAQHLMKLEPNSATPYVVLSDLYNNVGKKKDGDRVRMAKESKGIKKSPGCSWIIMKGNVHLFLAGDQSHIDMEEIKLTLRSIRREMSGSDFHDN